The Sorangiineae bacterium MSr11367 genome window below encodes:
- a CDS encoding glutamate--cysteine ligase, with protein sequence MATTTDPTLDEPLRSYDDLLSVFRQAEKPFSEFRIGPEMEKPGVCGRTFEPIRYDGDRGVLAVLQYFIDQHGWQPERENEHGPIIALKRGRASITLEPGGQLELSGAAMDDVHQVCAEFRGHMRELKPISDKLEIRWLGVGFHPFARREDLPWVPKDRYKVMREYLPKRGEYALDMMQRTSTVQANYDFSSEQDAMRKMRVALALGPLTTALFSNSPWLEGKPHGGKSYRARVWLDVDNDRAGLVEPLWRPDAGYRHYAEWALDVPMFLVKRNGKIFANTGQTFRSFWQDGFEGLKPTQNDWQTHLNTLFPEVRLKKTIEVRGADAPSSRLACALPALWTGIFYDAKALDEAEALTRDWTYAEVSALRARIWKEGLQAMFRERPLSEWGLQVLSIAEGGLHRRDRKSASGKDESVHLVPLRELVAQGCTPADKLLDGLDPQAPDLRRQVVERTDLMLPR encoded by the coding sequence GTGGCTACCACGACCGACCCGACGCTCGACGAACCGCTCCGATCGTATGACGATCTTCTCTCCGTTTTTCGGCAGGCCGAAAAACCATTTTCCGAGTTTCGGATTGGTCCGGAAATGGAAAAGCCTGGCGTCTGCGGGAGGACGTTCGAGCCGATTCGGTACGATGGCGATCGCGGCGTTCTTGCCGTTCTCCAGTATTTCATCGACCAACACGGCTGGCAGCCCGAACGTGAAAACGAGCACGGCCCCATCATCGCGCTGAAACGCGGGCGGGCCTCCATTACCTTGGAGCCCGGTGGCCAGCTCGAACTGAGCGGCGCCGCCATGGACGACGTGCATCAGGTTTGCGCCGAGTTCCGCGGGCACATGCGGGAGCTGAAGCCGATCAGCGACAAGCTCGAGATCCGCTGGCTCGGCGTGGGCTTTCATCCCTTCGCGCGCCGTGAGGATCTGCCCTGGGTCCCCAAGGATCGCTACAAGGTCATGCGCGAGTATCTCCCCAAGCGCGGAGAGTATGCGCTGGACATGATGCAGCGCACGTCCACCGTGCAGGCGAATTACGACTTCTCGAGCGAGCAGGACGCGATGCGCAAGATGCGCGTGGCCCTGGCCCTCGGGCCGCTCACCACGGCGCTGTTCTCGAATAGCCCGTGGCTCGAGGGGAAGCCGCACGGCGGAAAGAGCTACCGCGCGCGCGTTTGGCTCGACGTCGACAACGACCGCGCCGGCTTGGTGGAGCCGCTCTGGCGCCCCGACGCGGGCTACCGCCACTACGCCGAGTGGGCGCTCGACGTCCCCATGTTCCTGGTGAAGCGCAACGGGAAGATCTTCGCCAACACCGGGCAGACGTTCCGCAGCTTCTGGCAAGATGGCTTCGAAGGTTTGAAACCGACGCAGAACGACTGGCAGACGCACCTGAACACCTTGTTTCCCGAGGTGCGACTCAAGAAGACCATCGAGGTGCGCGGCGCCGACGCCCCGTCCTCGCGCCTCGCCTGTGCGCTGCCCGCACTCTGGACGGGTATCTTCTACGATGCGAAGGCGCTCGACGAGGCCGAGGCGCTCACCCGCGATTGGACCTACGCCGAGGTCAGCGCCCTGCGCGCGCGCATCTGGAAAGAGGGACTCCAGGCCATGTTCCGCGAGAGACCTCTCTCCGAGTGGGGTCTGCAGGTGCTCTCCATCGCCGAGGGCGGTCTGCATCGCCGCGACCGCAAGAGCGCCAGCGGCAAAGACGAAAGCGTGCACCTCGTTCCGCTGCGCGAACTCGTCGCCCAGGGCTGTACCCCGGCGGACAAGCTCCTCGATGGGCTTGATCCGCAGGCCCCCGATCTGCGCCGCCAGGTCGTCGAGCGCACCGACTTGATGCTGCCGCGCTGA